One stretch of Candidatus Sulfotelmatobacter sp. DNA includes these proteins:
- a CDS encoding YhjD/YihY/BrkB family envelope integrity protein, with amino-acid sequence MDGRTLARLGRETYAKWSADDGWLYAAAMAAFGALALAPLLLITLRIAEALGTERVVLHGLALVIDPIVGHGGVRALDLDISSHGMAQRVVPTVVAAVIALFGGTRLFYAVQRALHAMWETPLRRSPSLPATIVAFIAAGALSVVVIGGLTVLVFGSAAAAAAVHAIGAHGELAALGVRAAIVVIGALILFPIVAALFRWLPGTSLTWGDVAIGAAATTIGFSLAQFAIGEYLHRVNLPWTYGSAASVILILLWLYYSSYLFLLGAEFTYVYAREYGSQRRNGRAR; translated from the coding sequence ATGGACGGCCGCACGCTGGCCCGCCTCGGCCGCGAGACGTACGCGAAGTGGAGCGCCGACGACGGCTGGCTCTATGCGGCGGCGATGGCCGCGTTCGGCGCGTTGGCACTGGCGCCGCTGTTGCTGATCACGTTGCGCATCGCCGAGGCGTTGGGGACGGAACGGGTGGTCCTGCACGGCTTGGCGCTGGTGATCGATCCGATCGTCGGCCACGGCGGCGTGCGCGCGCTCGACCTCGACATCAGCAGCCACGGCATGGCGCAACGCGTCGTGCCGACGGTCGTCGCGGCGGTGATCGCGCTGTTCGGCGGAACGCGCCTGTTCTACGCGGTGCAGCGCGCGCTGCACGCGATGTGGGAAACACCCCTGCGCCGCAGCCCGTCGCTGCCGGCGACGATCGTGGCGTTCATCGCCGCCGGCGCGCTCTCGGTGGTCGTCATCGGCGGCCTGACAGTGCTGGTGTTCGGCAGCGCGGCCGCGGCCGCCGCCGTGCACGCGATCGGCGCGCACGGCGAGCTGGCCGCGCTCGGCGTGCGCGCGGCGATCGTCGTCATCGGCGCGCTGATCCTCTTCCCGATCGTCGCCGCGCTCTTCCGCTGGCTGCCGGGCACCTCACTGACCTGGGGTGACGTTGCCATCGGCGCCGCGGCGACGACGATCGGCTTCTCGCTGGCCCAGTTCGCGATCGGCGAGTACCTGCACCGCGTCAACCTGCCGTGGACCTACGGCAGCGCCGCCTCCGTGATCCTGATCCTGCTGTGGCTGTACTACTCGTCGTACCTGTTCTTGCTCGGTGCCGAGTT